One stretch of Mus pahari chromosome 5, PAHARI_EIJ_v1.1, whole genome shotgun sequence DNA includes these proteins:
- the Tnfsf4 gene encoding tumor necrosis factor ligand superfamily member 4 yields the protein MEGEGVQPLDENPENGSRPRFKWKKTLRLVVSGIKGAGMLLCLIYVCLQLSSSPAKDPPIQSLRAAVPRCENGQLFISSYKNEYQTMEVKNNSVVINCDGLYLIYLKGSFFQEVKINLHFREDHNSISIPMLNNGRRVVFTVVTSLAFKDKVYLTVNASDTLCEHLQINDGDLIVVQLTPGYCAPEGSYHSTVNQVPL from the exons ATGGAAGGGGAAGGGGTTCAACCCCTGGATGAGAATCCAGAAAACGGATCAAGGCCAAGATTCAAGTGGAAGAAGACGCTAAGGCTGGTGGTCTCTGGGATCAAGGGAGCAGGGATGCTTCTGTGCCTCATCTATGTCTGCCTGCAACTCTCTTCCTCTCCG GCAAAGGATCCTCCAATCCAAAGTCTCAGAGCAGCAGTTCCCA GATGTGAGAATGGGCAACTATTCATCAGCTCATACAAGAATGAGTATCAAACTATGGAGGTGAAGAACAATTCGGTTGTCATCAACTGCGATGGGCTTTATCTCATCTACCTGAAGGGCTCCTTTTTCCAGGAGGTCAAGATCAACCTTCATTTCCGGGAGGATCATAATTCCATCTCTATTCCAATGCTGAACAATGGTCGAAGGGTTGTCTTCACTGTGGTGACCTCTTTGGCTTTCAAAGATAAAGTTTACTTGACTGTAAATGCTTCAGATACTCTCTGCGAACACCTCCAGATAAATGATGGGGACCTGATTGTTGTCCAGCTAACGCCTGGATACTGTGCTCCTGAAGGGTCTTACCACAGCACTGTGAACCAAGTGCCACTGTGA